A region of the bacterium genome:
AATGAGAGTTATGATAGCGACCCGAAAAGTCAATGTGGTGTGAAATCCACCGAATACACATTTGTGTTGCGGGAAATCCACCACGAGGGCAATTTGCGTTAGAGTCGTTTTGAAATGGCTGCGGTGCAGAAAAACAAAAAGAGGTGGTTGAACTTCACCACCTCTTCGACGATCGGTTCAAGCAAACCTGTTACGCTTTCTTTCCGACGAAGATCCAGCCGCCGCCTTTCCGGTTGTCCGTGCGCAAATCCATCCACATCGCGAACGCCGCCAACGGATAGACGACCGCAATCCACGGTACGACCACGACGAAGAACAACTTTGAAACATTCAGCAGCTGCATCGGCAACCGTTGCAAAAGCTGCCAAGCGATCACGCCCCATACGGGACCGTAAGTGGCATCCAATCGGTCAATCTCAAAACCCGCGCGCGTGGCCTTGTCAATGAACTCCTGCCGCGTGTAGCCTTCACGGACATGCTCGCCGACGACGGAAATGTCTCCTTCCACATACTGCTGTGTGCCTTCCAGACAGGCTGGTGTTGTGGCAATCAGATAGCCGCCGCTGCGCAGTGAATTGTAGAAGTTCGCCCAGAGTTTTTCGTCTTCGAGCACGTGTTCGAGCACGTCGGTGTTGAGAATCAAGTCATAGCTGTCGGCTTTCGAATACTGGGTCAGATCACCGACGTCATACGTAACATTCTGTTGGCCGACCGCTTTCGAGAACCAGCGGCAATCTTCAATCTGCTCGGCTTTCACATCGAGCGCGTAAACTGTCGCGGAGGGAAACGTCTTTGCCATCTTGTAGGAGAACTGACCGAACCCCGAACCGGCATCAAAGATGTTCCACTTGTTCTTTGTGGGACGCAGACGATTCAGTTCGCGGCGGATATACCAGTTGCGCAGGAAAAGCGCGCCGAGCATCGTGTAGAACAGGCGGCGCAGCAGCGGCTGCCGCGACACAACGCGCCCCAGCGAGGCTTTAACGGGATCGTATTCTATGGCGTGTTCAGGCAATTCGAAAACAGAGTAGAGGTGAAATGTGAGTCAAGAAATCTTCTCGCGCTATGCACGGAGAGAGTTTTGCGCGAACGCTTCGAGCAGTTCACAAGGCCTGTGCCACGAAAACTCTTCGGATTTGGTGCGGACGTGCGGCTCGAAAGCGGCGCGTCCTCCGGCGGCATAGAAGTGCGCGACTTTCTCGGCAATCGCGTGAGGATTCTCGCCCTCAACCACAAATCCGCTCTTGCCGTTATCCACAACTTCAGCCAGTCCGCCGACCCGCGTCACGAGCACCGGGCAACCGTGCGCATAAGCCGTGACAAGAATACCGGACTGCGTGGCGTGGCGATAGGGCAGAATATTCAAATCCGCGGCGGCAAGATACAGTCCGATTTCATGCGCGGGAACAAACTTGGGCCTGACGATGACGTGGGCGCGGATGCCGAGTTCGTCAATCAGCTTCTCGTATTTTTCCTGTCCGTCGTAGAATTCCCCCGCAATCACAAGCTTGATGTCGGGATCATTGCGCACGATCTCAGGCATCGCCCGCAGCAGTACATCCACGCCTTTGTATTCGCGAATCAGCCCGATGAAGAGCAGGAGCTTCTTCGC
Encoded here:
- a CDS encoding class I SAM-dependent methyltransferase; amino-acid sequence: MPEHAIEYDPVKASLGRVVSRQPLLRRLFYTMLGALFLRNWYIRRELNRLRPTKNKWNIFDAGSGFGQFSYKMAKTFPSATVYALDVKAEQIEDCRWFSKAVGQQNVTYDVGDLTQYSKADSYDLILNTDVLEHVLEDEKLWANFYNSLRSGGYLIATTPACLEGTQQYVEGDISVVGEHVREGYTRQEFIDKATRAGFEIDRLDATYGPVWGVIAWQLLQRLPMQLLNVSKLFFVVVVPWIAVVYPLAAFAMWMDLRTDNRKGGGWIFVGKKA